The following coding sequences lie in one Chanos chanos chromosome 4, fChaCha1.1, whole genome shotgun sequence genomic window:
- the sod2 gene encoding superoxide dismutase [Mn], mitochondrial: MLSRVGHVRRCATALNPILGAVAARRKHTLPDLTYDYGALEPHICAEIMQLHHSKHHATYVNNLNVTEEKYQEALTKGDVTAQVALQGALKFNGGGHINHTIFWTNLSPNGGGEPQGELLEAIKRDFGSFQKMKEKLTAATVAVQGSGWGWLGFEKESGRLRIASCANQDPLQGTTGLIPLLGIDVWEHAYYLQYKNVRPDYVKAIWNVVNWENVSERLQAAKK; the protein is encoded by the exons ATGCTGAGCAGAGTTGGCCATGTCCGCAG GTGTGCTACCGCCCTGAACCCGATCCTGGGGGCGGTGGCCGCCCGACGGAAACACACTCTCCCAGACCTAACGTACGACTACGGAGCACTCGAACCACACATCTGTGCTGAAATTATGCAACTGCACCACAGCAAGCACCACGCAACATATGTTAACAACCTCAACGTCACAGAGGAGAAATACCAGGAGGCTTTGACAAAGG GTGATGTGACGGCACAGGTGGCTCTTCAAGGTGCACTGAAGTTTAATGGTGGTGGACACATCAACCACACTATTTTCTGGACAAACCTGTCCCCAAATGGCGGAGGAGAGCCGCAGG GTGAGCTGTTGGAGGCCATTAAACGTGATTTTGGATCCTTCcagaagatgaaggagaagCTGACTGCGGCCACGGTAGCAGTCCAGGGATCAGGCTGGGGTTGGCTTGGCTTTGAAAAGGAGAGTGGCCGACTTAGGATTGCTTCCTGTGCCAACCAGGACCCCCTGCAGGGCACCACCG GTCTGATCCCCTTGCTTGGGATTGATGTTTGGGAGCACGCTTATTATCTGCAGTATAAAAACGTGAGACCAGACTACGTCAAAGCTATCTGGAACGTCGTCAACTGGGAGAATGTGAGCGAGCGTCTTCAGGCTGCCAAGAAGTAG
- the wtap gene encoding pre-mRNA-splicing regulator WTAP, which translates to MTNEEPLPKKVRLSESDMKTLTREELCVRWKQHEAYVQVLEAKYADLNSNDVTGLKESEEKLKQQQQESARRENILVMRLATKEQEMQECTTQIQYLKQVQQPSAAQLRSSMVDPAINLFFLKMKAELEQTKDKLEQAQNELSAWKFTPDSQTGKKLMAKCRMLIQENQELGRQLSQGRIAQLEAELALQKKYSEELKSSQDELNDFIIQLDEEVEGMQSTILVLQQQLKETRQQLSQQAQAQGAQGGAGPSRTSPTPPNTTEAPTQPETAPSTSSTAAGGRDCGRVLNGPSNGNPPQRGVSGDSLYQEASSADEDYPPSPSVSSPAHGGVSKLSNHSEDAGSQGAGEGYVTQLSAGYESVDSPTGSETSATQHSNDTDSNADSHEAAAVVKGNRTTGARHGSQNGLDSNASSVAAVSTNATAGSNTSTGSVL; encoded by the exons ATGACTAATGAAGAACCTCTTCCGAAGAAG GTTCGCCTTAGTGAATCTGACATGAAGACCCTTACgagagaggagctgtgtgtgag GTGGAAGCAACACGAAGCCTATGTCCAGGTGCTGGAAGCAAAATATGCTGATTTGAACT CAAATGATGTGACTGGGCTTAAGGAGTCGGAGGAGAAACttaagcagcagcagcaggagtcGGCACGGAGAGAAAACATTCTGGTGATGAGGTTGGCCACTAAAGAACAGGAGATGCAGGAGTGTACA ACCCAGATCCAGTACCTGAAGCAAGTCCAGCAGCCCAGTGCCGCCCAGCTGAGGTCGTCCATGGTGGACCCAGCCATCAACTTGTTTTTCCTTAAAATGAAGGCTGAACTGGAACAGACTAAAGACAAACTGGAGCAAGCCCAAAATGAACTGAGTGCCTGGAAATTTACACCTGATAG CCAGACAGGGAAGAAGTTGATGGCCAAATGTCGCATGCTGATCCAGGAGAACCAGGAGCTGGGCAGGCAGCTCTCCCAGGGACGCATCGCCCAGCTGGAAGCCGAACTTGCCTTGCAGAAAAAATATAGCGAGGAGCTCAAAAGCAGCCAGGACG AGCTGAATGACTTTATCATCCAGTTggatgaggaggtggaggggatgCAGAGTACTATCCTTGTGTTGCAGCAGCAGTTAAAGGAGACCAGGCAGCAGTTGTCCCAGCAGGCCCAAGCCCAGGGAGCCCAAGGGGGGGCCGGTCCCAGCAGGACTTCACCCACTCCCCCAAACACCACCGAGGCCCCCACCCAACCTGAAACCGCCCCCTCCACCAGCTCCACCGCTGCAGGAGGTCGAGATTGTGGAAGGGTGTTGAACGGACCTTCAAACGGAAACCCACCGCAGAGAGGGGTGTCTGGGGACAGCCTGTATCAGGAGGCCAGTAGCGCCGACGAAGACTACCCACCGTCTCCGTCTGTCTCCAGCCCAGCCCATGGGGGCGTGTCAAAACTCTCCAACCACTCAGAGGACGCAGGCAGCCAGGGGGCCGGAGAGGGCTATGTGACTCAACTGAGCGCAGGATACGAGAGCGTGGACTCTCCGACGGGCAGCGAAACGTCGGCCACCCAACACTCCAATGACACGGACTCCAATGCTGACTCCCACGAGGCCGCTGCCGTCGTCAAGGGCAACAGGACTACAGGGGCGCGGCACGGCTCTCAGAACGGCCTGGACTCGAACGCTTCCTCAGTGGCTGCCGTTTCCACCAATGCCACAGCTGGCTCCAACACCTCCACAGGGTCTGTTTTGTAA
- the acat2 gene encoding acetyl-CoA acetyltransferase, cytosolic, which produces MNSEAVVIVSAARTPIGSLNGVFASVPLHELATVVIKDVLKRANVKPEEVSEVIMGHVLTAGHGQNPARQASVGAGIPYPVPAWSCQMVCGSGLKAVCLGAQSIMTGESTVVVAGGMESMSRTPHAVQMRAGVKLGDASLQDTLVSDGLTDAFHRYHMGITAENVAKQWSVTREEQDQFALTSQNRTEAAQKAGHFDQEIVPVTVSSRKGPVEVKADEFPRHGCNIEALSKLKPYFVKDGTGTVTPGNASGINDGAAATVLMSQSEAQRRGLKPMAKIIAWAQAGLDPSIMGTGPIPAIRKAVEKAGWKLDEVDLYEINEAFAAQSLAVVKELGLNPDKVNVCGGAISLGHPLGMSGCRVLVTLLHALQRTGGKRGVASLCIGGGMGIAMCVERI; this is translated from the exons atgaattCCGAAGCGGTAGTCATCGTCTCCGCGGCAAGGACTCCCATTG GTTCCTTGAATGGAGTTTTCGCTAGCGTACCATTGCATGAGCTGGCCACGGTGGTTATTAAGGATGTCCTGAAGAGAGCAAATGTTAAGCCAGAGGAGGTTTCAGAGGTGATCATGGGCCATGTGCTCACAGCTG GCCATGGGCAGAATCCAGCTCGCCAGGCCAGCGTTGGTGCAGGCATTCCATACCCAGTACCTGCATGGAGCTGCCAGATGGTGTGTGGTTCAGGTCTGAAGGCCGTGTGTCTGGGAGCTCAGTCCATCATGACGGGAGAGTCCACTGTGGTCGTAGCAGGTGGAATGGAGAGTATGAGTCGG ACTCCACATGCGGTTCAGATGAGGGCAGGGGTGAAATTGGGTGATGCTTCACTGCAGGACACTCTGGTGTCTGATGGACTGACTGACGCTTTTCATAGATACCATATGGGGATTACAG CGGAGAATGTAGCGAAACAGTGGTCAGTGACCCGAGAGGAGCAGGACCAGTTTGCCTTGACGTCGCAGAACAGAACTGAGGCGGCACAAAAAGCGGGCCACTTTGATCAGGAGATTGTGCCAGTCACTGTCTCCTCCAGGAAAG gCCCAGTGGAGGTGAAGGCCGATGAGTTCCCTCGTCATGGCTGTAATATTGAGGCCCTGTCCAAACTGAAGCCTTACTTTGTGAAGGACGGAACAGGGACTGTCACCCCTGGCAACGCTTCAG GCATAAATGATGGTGCTGCAGCTACTGTGCTcatgagccaatcagaggctcAGAGGCGGGGTTTAAAACCAATGGCTAAGATCATCGCCTGGGCTCAAGCTGGCCTTGACCCGTCAATCATGGGCACCGGGCCTATCCCAGCTATCCGAAAAGCG GTTGAGAAAGCAGGGTGGAAGTTGGATGAGGTGGATCTTTATGAGATAAATGAAGCATTTGCTGCCCAGTCATTAGCTGTTGTCAAGGAGCTCGGCCTGAACCCAGACAAG GTTAATGTGTGTGGGGGCGCCATCTCTCTGGGACACCCCCTGGGTATGTCGGGCTGCCGCGTCCTTGTGACCCTACTGCATGCACTCCAGAGAACGGGGGGGAAGAGGGGCGTGGCCTCGCTGTGTATCGGCGGGGGAATGGGGATCGCCATGTGTGtcgagagaatatga